One Eublepharis macularius isolate TG4126 chromosome 6, MPM_Emac_v1.0, whole genome shotgun sequence DNA segment encodes these proteins:
- the TRIM59 gene encoding tripartite motif-containing protein 59: protein MHHFEEELTCSICYSIYEDPRVLPCSHTFCRNCLESVIQLSSNFSIWRPLRLPLKCPNCRSIVEIPPSGTDSLPINFALKAIIEKYQQEDCPDVATCSEHYRQPLNVYCLLDKKLVCGHCLTIGKHHGHPIDDLQSAYLKEKETPSKLLEQLTDKHWSKVCLLIENLEEQKAQCEIIVQEDKKTVLQYFKRLNDALDHKKQALLTALDGLNTQIAEEYEPLIERMKGIREEQLELMSLNTSVQEEESPLLFLEKIEDVRQRVKTLKEKPLPSIKPVEIYPRIGQVLKDVWTKTEISQINKIVTPQIKLIPKGKVCHGCEKENSQHKEFWPLNILALIIISLVFAICFFFNTHFFSVVNNVTFSCVLDALQNVYQGSSNRLQAAVEVVCHSCNLFEYLCKVVSSSI from the coding sequence ATGCACCATTTTGAAGAGGAACTCACTTGTTCCATTTGTTATAGTATATATGAAGATCCCCGTGTATTGCCCTGTTCACATACATTTTGTAGAAACTGTTTGGAAAGTGTTATTCAATTATCAAGCAACTTTTCCATATGGAGACCTTTACGACTTCCGCTGAAGTGTCCCAACTGTAGAAGCATTGTTGAAATCCCTCCGTCTGGTACAGACTCGTTACCTATAAACTTCGCACTAAAGGCTATCATCGAAAAGTACCAGCAAGAAGATTGTCCAGATGTGGCTACATGTAGTGAACATTATAGGCAGCCGTTAAATGTTTATTGTCTTTTAGACAAAAAATTGGTGTGTGGCCATTGCCTTACAATAGGAAAACATCATGGCCATCCTATAGATGACCTTCAGAGTGCCtacctgaaagaaaaggaaactcCAAGCAAACTCCTTGAGCAGTTGACTGATAAACATTGGAGTAAAGTATGTTTGCTTATTGAAAACTTAGAGGAGCAGAAAGCCCAATGTGAAATCattgttcaggaggataagaAAACTGTGCTGCAGTATTTTAAGAGACTGAACGATGCGCTAGATCATAAAAAACAAGCTTTGCTTACAGCGTTAGATGGTCTGAACACACAGATTGCTGAAGAATATGAGCCACTCATTGAAAGGATGAAGGGAATACGAGAAGAACAGCTTGAATTAATGTCTCTGAATACATCAGTTCAGGAGGAAGagtctccccttctttttctagaaAAGATTGAGGATGTTCGTCAGCGTGTCAAAACTTTGAAGGAAAAGCCATTACCAAGTATTAAGCCTGTTGAAATCTATCCTCGAATAGGGCAGGTGTTAAAAGATGTATGGACTAAAACTGAAATTAGTCAAATTAATAAGATTGTCACTCCTCAGATAAAGCTGATTCCAAAAGGAAAAGTGTGTCATGGCTGTGAAAAGGAAAACAGTCAGCATAAAGAATTCTGGCCCTTAAACATTCTAGCACTTATAATAATTTCATTGGTTTTCgccatttgtttcttttttaacacACACTTCTTTTCAGTTGTAAATAATGTTACTTTTTCCTGTGTTCTGGATGCCTTACAAAATGTTTATCAAGGCTCAAGTAATAGGCTACAGGCTGCGGTGGAAGTTGTGTGCCACAGCTGTAACCTGTTTGAATACCTATGTAAAGTAGTTTCTTCTTCCATATGA